The Pollutimonas sp. M17 sequence CCGGCGCCGGCACATCGTACAAGGCCATTTATTCGTCGACCACCAGCCGCACGCTGATGCGGCGATCGGGGTCGTTGCGGTTCATCTGCAACAAGGCAGGTCCCTGGCCGTCGTAGCGTGAAAGCTGCACGCGCCAGCCATCCTGGGTGAACGCGCCGACCTGGCCGCGCTCGTTCTTTTGCAGGTCGGACACGCCGGCGCCGCCGACCCGTCCCTGCAGCCAGTCGCGCAGGCCCGCCACCGGAATGGGGCTGCCCAGCACCTGCTCGACCAGCGCATCGGGGTGAGCCGCCTGTTCACGCTCGCCATTGCTGCGCGTGAGCGTGGCCAGCCCCGGCTCGACGTCGACCCGCGCCAGCGTATTGCCCAGCGGGTTGGCCAGGTCCAGGGTCAGTGCATTGCCCTGGTCGCGCCAGGCGAACCCGCCCTGCACGGCGTCGTGCCTGCCGTCGAAATAATTCACGCTGACGGCGAAGCGCCCCGCGCGTTCGAACGCGGGGCCGGACGCATCGCCGCCGATTTTCCGCGGCGTCGCGCAGGCGGTCAGCAAAAGAGCCGCCAGGCCGGCGACGCACCATGCCCTGTATCGCCGCAACAGCGCTTGCCTCATTTCAGGTCCACTCCCAGCCGCTGCAAGGTCTTCACCAGGGTTTCGTTTTCAGGATCCTGGTCCCGGCCTTCGCGCCAGATGCGCTTGGCCTCTTCGCCCCGTTTGCTGACCCACAACACCTCGCCCAGATGGGCCGCCACGTCGGCCGTGGGCAATTGCCTATAGGAGCGTTCCAGGTATTCGATGGCCGCCTCGTTGTCGCCCGTGCGGAACAGGTACCAGCCGACGCTGTCCAGGATGTAGGGGTTGTCGGGGTCGAGTTCCAGGGCGCGCTCCAGCAGGTCCTGCGCTTCGTCCAGCCGACGGTTCTGGTCCGCATAGGTGTAGCCCAACGAGTTGTACGCATTGGCGTTGTTCGGGTCCAGCTCGATGACACGCCTCATCAGCGCCTCGAACTCGTCCATCTTCCCTTGCCGCTCGTAGAGCATGGCCAGGTCGTACTTGACCTCGGCGCTGTCGGGGATTTCTTTATCGGCCTTGACCAGGACCTCGACCGCCGTGTCCGTGCGGCCCGCCTCGCGATAGATGGAGGCCAGGGTCAGCGCCACCACGGAGCGCTCGTGGTTGTCCTGGGGCTTCAGCGCGTCTATGGTCTGGCGCGCCTTGTCCAGCCGGCCCTGCCTGGCTTGCAGCACCGCCTTGTGGACCTGCGCCTGGAAGCGCAGCGACGGATCGTCGATCAGGTCCAGTTCGGCAATGGCGTCGTCGATGCGATCCTGCTTCTCGGCGATCTGCACCAGCAGCAGGCGCGCATCGGATGCATCGGCCGCCGCGCTGGTGGCCTTGTCGCTGATGGACTGGCGGCGCTGGGTCTGCACATTGATGTATTCACGCAGCAATGCTTGCGCCTGGGTATAGCGCTCGGCGCGCACATTGACCTGGGCCTCGTTGTACAGCAGGTCGAAATCTTCGGGAGCCTGGCGGCGCATGGTCTGGATTTGCGCGATCGCCGCGTCGAACTCATGGCGGTCCGCAAGCCGGCTGACCAGCATGAGCTGCAGCTTGCGGCTGCCTGGATGCTTGGCCAGGTAGGCGCGTGTGCTGTTTATGGCGGCAACCGGATCCACTTTCAGGCCATACTCCAGCACGCGCTGGGCGGCGGCATCGGAGTCGGGCTCCATGGCCTGAGCCTGCCTGGCTTCTTCGAGCGCCCTGGCCGGTTCCGAGGCCGCCCAGGCGGCATCGGCCAGCGCCAGATGCGCCACCGGCAAGGAGCGGACGGAGGGATGCAGGGCCTGCTCCAGCACATCCAGGGCCAGGCGCTTGTCGGCCATCTTGGCGACGATGGCCGACGCCTGCGCCACGGCCTGCTCTTTGTCCTGGGCTTTTTCG is a genomic window containing:
- the lolB gene encoding lipoprotein insertase outer membrane protein LolB; the encoded protein is MRQALLRRYRAWCVAGLAALLLTACATPRKIGGDASGPAFERAGRFAVSVNYFDGRHDAVQGGFAWRDQGNALTLDLANPLGNTLARVDVEPGLATLTRSNGEREQAAHPDALVEQVLGSPIPVAGLRDWLQGRVGGAGVSDLQKNERGQVGAFTQDGWRVQLSRYDGQGPALLQMNRNDPDRRISVRLVVDE
- a CDS encoding tetratricopeptide repeat protein, with translation MKLSIPLVFTVLAPVLAQWAVPAHSAPADEPAGQVEQIRLRAGELPAVKLTADILYRILTSEVAATRGRYDVAGQTLLALARETSDPRLAKRAFQLSIADRNMAQALSAAREWALLSPRDPEAVASSLALAASNGQTSGLASALWARIEKAQDKEQAVAQASAIVAKMADKRLALDVLEQALHPSVRSLPVAHLALADAAWAASEPARALEEARQAQAMEPDSDAAAQRVLEYGLKVDPVAAINSTRAYLAKHPGSRKLQLMLVSRLADRHEFDAAIAQIQTMRRQAPEDFDLLYNEAQVNVRAERYTQAQALLREYINVQTQRRQSISDKATSAAADASDARLLLVQIAEKQDRIDDAIAELDLIDDPSLRFQAQVHKAVLQARQGRLDKARQTIDALKPQDNHERSVVALTLASIYREAGRTDTAVEVLVKADKEIPDSAEVKYDLAMLYERQGKMDEFEALMRRVIELDPNNANAYNSLGYTYADQNRRLDEAQDLLERALELDPDNPYILDSVGWYLFRTGDNEAAIEYLERSYRQLPTADVAAHLGEVLWVSKRGEEAKRIWREGRDQDPENETLVKTLQRLGVDLK